The Pseudoalteromonas carrageenovora IAM 12662 DNA window TACGTAGCCAAAAATCAGCACCCACAATCGGCTTTATACCCGCATTGTGCGTGGCGCCATAAAACCGCACTAAACCACAAAAGTTCATTTGGTCGGTAATAGCAAGCGCTGGCATCTCAAGCTCTTGCGCTTTAGCGACTATTAGCTTGGTTTTGGCCAGGCCATCAACCATCGAAAAGTCTGAGTGAACCCTTAAATGTACAAACTCTGGTGCAGCCATGGTTTACGCCTCACCCTTAGCTTGCATTAATACGCGCTGCACAGGTTTAAAGCTTTTACGGTGCTCATCTATTGCGCCATATTGCTCAAGTGCTGCAAAGTGCGCTTTCGTTGGGTAACCTTTGTGCCCTGCAAATCCATATTGTGGATAGCGTGCATCGAGTTCAATCATTTCATCATCACGCGCTACTTTAGCTAAAATAGACGCCGCTGATATTTCGGCCACTAGGCTATCGCCCTTAACAACAGCTTGCGCGGGCATAGTTAACTTAGGTAAACGATTACCATCTATAAATACAAATTCAGGCTGTGTGCTTAGCCCCTCAACCGCGCGACTCATAGCAAGCATGGTGGCCTGTAAAATATTTAACTCGTCAATTTCAGTTGGGCTACAACGGCCATATGCGTAACACAGTGCTTTTTCTTTTATTTCTAAAGCAAGTGCTTGGCGCTTTTTGTCTGTTAGCTTT harbors:
- the rnhB gene encoding ribonuclease HII; the encoded protein is MQIERPNVTLIAGVDEVGRGPLVGDVVTAAVILDPTKPIAGLADSKKLTDKKRQALALEIKEKALCYAYGRCSPTEIDELNILQATMLAMSRAVEGLSTQPEFVFIDGNRLPKLTMPAQAVVKGDSLVAEISAASILAKVARDDEMIELDARYPQYGFAGHKGYPTKAHFAALEQYGAIDEHRKSFKPVQRVLMQAKGEA